One genomic segment of Ancylobacter sp. IITR112 includes these proteins:
- the pbpC gene encoding penicillin-binding protein 1C — translation MRPVLQRAGALALLGAMLLGGGSYAWLAGVRASAPPPPLLALSVEVRDREGRLLRPFALPDGRWRLPAQTRDIDRRFRDMLIAYEDKRFFEHGGVDPLALLRAAGQMLRHGRIVSGGSTLTMQVARLLEPREGRGLKAKLGAKLAEMRRAIQLEARLSKDEILALYLTLAPYGGNIEGVRAASLAWFGKEPRRLSLAEAALLVALPQAPESRRPDRFPERAARAREKVLTRLGEAGLFGPAEVEYALRAAAPGGRLDLPKLAPHAAEEARRQQPALQRHDLAIDGSAQARLEELAAERVRELGTGVSLALVMVDNASGEVLARVSGADPLDATRAGAVDLTRAIRSPGSTLKPFIYGLAFEDGIAHPETLIEDRPARFGAYRPRNFDRDYQGTVSVRQALQLSLNVPAVVLLQAVGPQRLASRLGQSGFALKLPPGEVPGLAVGLGGVGMSLDALAGLYAGIANGGRAQALRERLDGAASGPDGTRELMSPVAAAYLAQSLAGTPAPRNERAGRIAFKTGTSFGYRDAWAVGFDGRRTIAVWVGRPDGQPVPGMIGREAAAPILFEAFARLVTRPAPFAPAPREAIEAKNAQLPPPLRFFGRASGQGGSEGGPRIAFPPDGASLEREGDEPLVLKVSGGTGKLTVFVDGVPGGQPAGAATWFWRPAGAGFVRLTVMDAAGSSDSVTLRIRGAADEEGAAQKGRLNGR, via the coding sequence ATGAGACCGGTTCTGCAACGCGCCGGCGCCCTCGCGCTGCTCGGCGCAATGCTGCTGGGCGGGGGCTCGTATGCCTGGCTTGCCGGCGTGCGGGCGAGCGCGCCGCCGCCGCCCCTTCTCGCGCTCTCGGTGGAGGTGCGCGACCGCGAGGGCCGTCTGCTGCGTCCCTTCGCCTTGCCGGACGGGCGCTGGCGGCTGCCGGCGCAGACGCGCGACATCGACCGGCGCTTCCGCGACATGCTGATCGCCTATGAGGACAAGCGCTTCTTCGAGCATGGCGGGGTCGATCCGCTCGCTTTGCTGCGGGCGGCCGGGCAGATGCTGCGGCATGGGCGTATCGTCTCCGGCGGCTCCACCCTCACCATGCAGGTGGCGCGCTTGCTGGAACCGCGCGAGGGCCGCGGGCTCAAAGCCAAGCTCGGCGCCAAGCTCGCCGAGATGCGCCGCGCCATCCAGCTTGAAGCGCGGCTGAGCAAGGACGAGATCCTCGCGCTCTACCTCACCCTCGCGCCTTATGGCGGCAATATCGAGGGCGTGCGGGCGGCGAGCCTCGCCTGGTTCGGCAAGGAGCCGCGCCGGCTCTCTCTCGCCGAGGCGGCGCTGCTGGTGGCGCTGCCGCAGGCGCCGGAATCGCGCCGACCCGACCGTTTCCCGGAGCGGGCGGCGCGGGCGCGGGAAAAGGTGCTGACCCGACTGGGCGAAGCGGGGCTGTTCGGCCCGGCGGAAGTGGAGTACGCCCTGCGCGCCGCCGCTCCGGGCGGCCGGCTCGATCTGCCCAAGCTCGCTCCGCACGCGGCGGAGGAGGCGCGGCGCCAGCAGCCGGCCTTGCAGCGGCACGATCTCGCCATCGACGGCTCCGCGCAGGCGCGGCTGGAGGAACTGGCCGCGGAGCGGGTGCGCGAGCTCGGCACCGGCGTGTCGCTAGCGCTGGTCATGGTCGACAATGCCAGCGGCGAGGTGCTGGCCCGGGTGAGCGGCGCCGACCCGCTGGACGCCACCCGCGCCGGGGCGGTGGACCTGACGCGCGCCATACGTTCGCCCGGCTCGACGCTGAAGCCGTTTATCTACGGCCTCGCCTTCGAGGACGGCATCGCCCATCCCGAGACGCTGATCGAGGACCGGCCGGCGCGCTTCGGCGCCTATCGCCCGCGCAATTTCGACCGCGACTATCAGGGCACGGTCTCGGTGCGGCAGGCGCTGCAATTGTCGCTCAATGTGCCGGCGGTGGTGCTGCTGCAGGCGGTGGGGCCGCAGCGCCTCGCCAGCCGGCTCGGCCAGTCCGGTTTCGCGCTGAAGCTGCCACCCGGCGAAGTGCCGGGGCTGGCGGTGGGGCTGGGGGGTGTCGGCATGAGCCTCGACGCGCTGGCCGGCCTTTATGCCGGCATCGCCAATGGCGGGCGGGCGCAGGCGCTGCGCGAGCGGCTGGACGGCGCCGCCTCCGGTCCCGACGGGACGCGCGAACTGATGAGCCCGGTGGCGGCGGCCTATCTCGCGCAGTCGCTCGCCGGCACGCCGGCGCCGCGCAATGAGCGCGCGGGGCGCATCGCTTTCAAGACCGGCACGTCCTTCGGTTATCGCGACGCCTGGGCGGTGGGGTTCGACGGGCGGCGGACCATCGCCGTGTGGGTGGGGCGGCCGGACGGCCAGCCGGTGCCGGGCATGATCGGGCGCGAGGCGGCGGCGCCGATCCTGTTCGAGGCCTTCGCCCGGCTGGTGACGCGGCCGGCGCCCTTCGCACCGGCGCCGCGCGAGGCGATTGAGGCGAAGAACGCGCAATTGCCGCCGCCGCTCCGGTTTTTCGGGCGGGCGTCGGGGCAGGGGGGCTCGGAGGGAGGGCCTAGAATCGCGTTTCCGCCCGATGGCGCCAGCCTGGAGAGGGAGGGCGACGAGCCGCTGGTTCTGAAGGTGAGCGGCGGGACCGGAAAGCTGACGGTTTTCGTCGACGGCGTGCCCGGCGGCCAGCCCGCCGGGGCCGCCACATGGTTCTGGCGGCCGGCGGGCGCGGGCTTCGTGCGTCTGACCGTCATGGACGCTGCGGGATCATCCGACAGCGTCACCTTGCGTATTCGCGGAGCGGCCGATGAGGAAGGGGCCGCTCAGAAGGGACGTCTCAACGGCCGTTGA
- a CDS encoding recombinase family protein, which produces MLFLLRIRGGQRLDRSGSERGFSCLRTPGLRGIMLVGYCLVESEGGGNTRPAPDSMFHSGRDALPAGSGDPDAPEAVALRALGCEQVFSDIDDDRRIDRPGLRAALDFVRIGDVLAVPALNHLGADVESVVRIVASLSKRGVTIQLGQMPMDMMIPSGEALAFACRALAQLSEPPSMPTTANGGPRRRGRPQSLSNKDIAKAHRLLASGSPVPDVARALGVSPATVYRIFPRRPPKSEHPDDSDGTGG; this is translated from the coding sequence GTGCTATTTTTGCTACGCATCAGGGGAGGCCAGCGGCTCGATCGGAGTGGTTCCGAGCGAGGGTTCTCGTGTTTGAGAACGCCCGGCCTGCGGGGAATTATGCTTGTCGGTTATTGTCTCGTAGAATCCGAAGGCGGGGGAAACACCCGCCCGGCACCCGACTCCATGTTCCATTCCGGCCGCGACGCGCTGCCCGCCGGCAGCGGGGATCCGGACGCGCCGGAGGCCGTCGCGCTAAGGGCGCTCGGCTGCGAACAGGTCTTCAGCGATATTGATGATGATCGCCGCATCGACCGGCCCGGGCTGCGGGCGGCGCTGGATTTTGTCCGCATTGGCGATGTGCTCGCGGTTCCGGCGCTCAATCATCTCGGCGCGGATGTCGAATCGGTGGTGCGCATCGTCGCGTCCCTCAGCAAAAGGGGTGTAACGATCCAGTTGGGCCAGATGCCGATGGACATGATGATCCCGTCCGGGGAAGCGCTCGCCTTCGCCTGCCGCGCGCTCGCCCAACTCAGCGAGCCGCCTTCAATGCCGACGACGGCGAATGGCGGGCCGCGGCGGCGGGGACGCCCGCAATCGCTGTCGAACAAGGACATCGCCAAGGCGCATCGCCTGCTGGCGAGCGGCAGCCCGGTGCCGGATGTCGCGCGCGCGCTCGGCGTCTCCCCGGCGACGGTCTACCGCATCTTTCCGCGCCGCCCGCCCAAATCGGAGCATCCCGACGACAGCGACGGCACCGGCGGCTGA
- a CDS encoding autotransporter outer membrane beta-barrel domain-containing protein, whose translation MARKIARVRGAARAANGFVRRNEVRASASVIVDHRKGVLFGSVSGVAVAAMLAAAVMLSPSRADADSSSPASCTETPSAGSWFCDNNPVPTDGNIEGNGKDNTIEIVGGNYSWYDKATGYSNVNGKAGNDTITIAPDATEPYSSSIYIKGTIDGDSDDDVITFGGGTLISGTGTVSLFQGNIDGGDGDDIINVTASDQVATTIETGGIDGTANILGGAGSDTINITNASLQDITIDGSVMGETGKDDINIAATAGAEIYIKGNVYGGSGDNETDNDDTIDIVAGNTEVSGGGLVKIDGSVRGDNGDDTINIAAFDGGDVEIGGDVLGGRSGDSLSLIASGSKADVWVKGDVMGENGHDTISILAEDGGDVFVGDVKGDGVADAHGDDKIFITASGRRSDVFADDIEGNGGSDLIVVGATEGGEVRFDDIRGDDFFGENGDNDYLFVYADKGGEVRGDDIYGMTGNDVIAVGALRGGEVRLDDIRGGDGNDLIALGAALGGEVRVDDVDGGDGNDIILLGAALGGEVRADDISGNDGNDLIALGAALGGEVRVDDISGDDGNDLIVLGAALGGDVRVDDISGGSGNDAILLAATGRWSDVSADDISGGSGNDFIGLLASEGGEVRFDDISGDGGWFSSGNDLIVLAATKGGEISGNDIDGGFGNDAIGLIATKGGEISVDDISGGFGDDAIGLIATKGGEISFDNISGDGGWFSWGDDLIVLAASEGGEISGNDIDGGFGDDTIVLRASEGGDIEVEDVSGGSGEDRIILSASDRWSDVNAEDISGGDGDDFIGLFASEGAEMRVDDISGGDGDDAIGLLATKGGEIRVDDISGGDGDDAIGLIASKGGDIRVDDISGGDGDDLIVLSASEGGEIRFDDISGDSEDRRGGDDRRYRPSNDDVIVLSASEGGEISGNDIDGNRGDDFIGLFASDGGDIRVEDISGGDGDDVLVLAAVGRRSDIEAEDISGGDGDDFIGLFASEGAEMRVDDISGGDGDDAIGLLATKGGDIRVDDISGGDGDDAIGLIASKGGDIRVDDISGGDGDDLIVLSASEGGEIRFDDISGDSEDRRGGDDRRYRPSNDDVIVLSASEGGEISGNDIDGNRGDDFIGLFASDGGDIRVEDISGGDGDDVLVLAAVGRRSDIEAEDISGGDGDDFIGLFASEGAEMRVEDISGGDGDDTIGLLATKGGEIRVDDISGGAGDDEIGLTATKGGEIRFDDINGDGGWFAFGDDKIKLSASEGGEISGNDIDGGFGDDTIVLRASEGGDIEVEDISGGAGEDRIILSASDRRSDVNADDIAGGSGDDFIGLFASEGGEVRFDDINGDGGWFASGNDTILLAATKGGEISGEDIDGDAGDDTIGLIASKGGEIRVGDISGGAGDDEIGLTATKGGEIRFDDVNGDGGWFAFGDDKIKLSASEGGDIRGNDIDGGFGDDTIVLRASEGGDIEVEDISGGAGEDRIILSASDRRSDVNADDIAGGSGDDFIGLFASEGGEVRFDDINGDGGWFASGDDTILLAATKGGEISGEDIDGDAGDDTIGLIATKGGEIRVDDISGGAGDDEIGLTATKGGEIRFDDIWGDGGWFSSGDDKIKLSASEGGDIRGNDIDGGFGDDTIVLRASEGGDIEVEDISGGAGEDRIILSASDRRSDVNADDIAGGSGDDFIGLFASEGGEVRFDDINGDGGWFASGDDKIILSASEGGEISGNDIDGDAGDDAILLRARDGGEIAVEDISGGSGDDFILLRADGGSIVADDIDGGRGDDEIIITASDVEGTFISVDNIRGDSGDDLVVLSGLDNANFSIDGEIDGGRGFDTLIVTDASTLSLDDVERFQQLGVSEGSYLELTQRWVNFNGNSGTDGLVAVDSTSYLRLSDANADLDTGTFVLEGAQDGELGYRTINTGVAAGDLAVTGGVLDVAGDSVSVHDTRVELYHDTDNMVLEDLPAATFINQGTIALHNGIDDVAGDRLTINGDYVGGGNLLIDTYLYDAASPTDILVINGNVAAGNTTTIYVNNTNPGQGIYTGTSFGQGIKVVDVSESGASPDDAFQLARNTVSGEREVMAGAFSYRLFQDPDNEMPLSRAAEDTGAGDWYLRAGYSAQSTGYATAPSAMQRHFYAGMDTIYKRLGEMRQQEQLEGRNADLADPVTKAPAYQPVPAPKFQMWGRGGGADLSYDVSGGWGFSQQTWGLQAGGDYTFDYNDWRVTLGAFGGYGWSDVDVDGDWTSWGGSSTMDINGWNAGIYASFRQVGLVPGAGFYTDVVGKVDVLDLDIASTSNVTANTDATVWGGSIEMGYGFEVASGWVIQPQAQLAYASANQDAYVDSIGTYVTPGDADSLIGRLGLQVQSTFVMTTGQTITPYATFNVLSEFLGDNKTNVAGTVLTSDINGTWYNAGLGFTADLNGTVALFANGEYNFGDVQGWAGTGGLKVRW comes from the coding sequence ATGGCGAGAAAAATTGCCAGGGTGCGTGGTGCTGCGCGCGCCGCGAACGGCTTCGTGCGTCGCAACGAAGTTCGTGCATCCGCGTCCGTCATTGTCGATCATCGCAAGGGCGTGCTGTTCGGCTCGGTGTCCGGCGTCGCCGTGGCGGCGATGCTGGCGGCGGCTGTCATGCTGTCCCCCTCCCGCGCTGACGCCGACTCCTCGTCCCCGGCCAGCTGCACCGAGACGCCGAGCGCAGGAAGCTGGTTCTGCGACAACAACCCCGTTCCCACGGATGGCAACATCGAGGGCAACGGCAAGGACAACACCATCGAGATCGTCGGTGGCAATTACTCCTGGTATGACAAGGCTACCGGCTACAGCAATGTGAATGGCAAGGCCGGTAACGACACCATCACAATCGCGCCGGACGCCACGGAACCCTACAGCAGCTCGATCTACATCAAGGGTACGATCGACGGCGACAGCGATGACGACGTCATCACCTTCGGTGGCGGCACCCTCATCTCGGGGACGGGCACCGTCTCGCTGTTTCAGGGCAATATCGACGGCGGCGATGGCGACGACATCATCAATGTGACCGCCTCGGACCAGGTCGCGACCACCATCGAGACGGGCGGTATCGACGGAACGGCCAACATCCTTGGCGGCGCCGGCTCCGACACGATCAACATCACCAATGCCTCGCTGCAGGACATCACCATCGACGGATCGGTGATGGGCGAGACCGGCAAGGACGACATCAATATCGCCGCCACCGCCGGCGCCGAGATCTACATCAAGGGCAATGTCTATGGCGGCTCGGGCGACAACGAGACCGACAATGACGACACCATCGACATTGTCGCCGGCAACACCGAGGTTTCCGGCGGCGGCCTTGTCAAGATCGACGGCAGCGTGCGCGGCGACAATGGCGACGACACCATCAACATTGCGGCCTTTGACGGCGGCGATGTCGAGATCGGTGGCGATGTTCTCGGCGGTCGCAGCGGCGACTCCCTCAGCCTGATTGCCTCGGGCTCAAAGGCCGACGTCTGGGTCAAGGGCGACGTCATGGGCGAGAACGGCCATGACACGATCAGCATCCTGGCCGAAGATGGCGGCGATGTTTTTGTCGGCGATGTCAAGGGCGACGGTGTCGCCGACGCGCATGGCGACGACAAGATCTTCATCACCGCCTCCGGCCGGCGCAGCGACGTGTTCGCCGACGACATCGAGGGCAATGGCGGCAGCGACCTGATCGTCGTGGGTGCCACCGAAGGTGGCGAAGTTCGTTTCGACGATATTCGCGGTGACGACTTCTTCGGCGAGAACGGTGATAACGATTACCTGTTCGTCTATGCGGACAAGGGTGGCGAGGTTCGCGGCGACGATATCTACGGCATGACGGGCAATGACGTCATCGCCGTCGGTGCGCTGCGCGGCGGTGAGGTTCGCCTCGACGACATTCGCGGCGGCGATGGCAACGACCTGATCGCCCTCGGCGCTGCGCTCGGCGGCGAAGTCCGCGTGGACGATGTCGATGGCGGTGATGGCAACGACATCATTCTGCTCGGCGCGGCGCTGGGCGGCGAGGTGCGCGCGGACGACATCAGCGGCAATGACGGCAACGACCTGATCGCCCTGGGTGCCGCGCTCGGCGGCGAGGTGCGCGTGGATGACATCAGCGGCGATGACGGCAATGACCTGATCGTCCTCGGCGCTGCGCTCGGCGGCGATGTCCGTGTTGACGACATTTCCGGCGGCTCGGGCAACGACGCGATCCTGCTCGCCGCGACGGGCCGGTGGAGCGATGTGAGCGCCGACGACATCTCCGGCGGTTCGGGCAACGATTTCATCGGCCTGCTGGCGAGCGAGGGCGGCGAAGTTCGCTTCGATGACATTTCGGGCGATGGCGGCTGGTTCTCGTCGGGCAACGACCTGATCGTTCTGGCGGCCACCAAGGGCGGCGAAATCTCCGGCAACGACATTGACGGCGGCTTCGGCAATGACGCCATCGGGCTCATTGCCACCAAGGGCGGCGAAATCAGCGTCGACGACATTTCCGGCGGTTTCGGCGACGACGCCATCGGGCTCATTGCCACCAAGGGCGGCGAGATCAGCTTCGACAACATCTCCGGCGACGGCGGCTGGTTCTCCTGGGGTGACGATCTGATCGTGCTGGCGGCGTCGGAAGGCGGCGAGATTTCCGGCAACGACATTGATGGCGGCTTCGGCGACGACACCATCGTGCTGCGGGCGAGCGAAGGCGGCGACATCGAGGTGGAAGACGTCTCGGGCGGCTCTGGCGAGGACCGGATCATCCTGTCGGCGAGCGACCGCTGGAGCGACGTGAACGCCGAGGACATCTCCGGCGGCGATGGCGATGACTTCATCGGCCTGTTCGCGAGCGAAGGCGCCGAGATGCGCGTCGACGACATCTCGGGCGGCGACGGCGACGACGCTATCGGGCTGCTGGCCACCAAGGGCGGCGAGATCCGCGTCGACGACATTTCCGGCGGCGATGGTGACGACGCCATCGGCCTGATCGCCAGCAAGGGCGGGGACATTCGCGTCGACGACATTTCCGGTGGCGACGGCGACGACCTGATCGTGCTGAGCGCGTCGGAGGGCGGCGAGATCCGCTTCGACGACATTTCCGGCGACAGCGAGGATCGCCGGGGCGGCGACGACCGGCGCTATCGGCCGAGCAATGACGATGTGATCGTGCTCTCGGCGTCGGAAGGCGGCGAGATTTCCGGCAACGACATTGACGGCAATCGCGGCGATGACTTCATCGGCCTGTTCGCCTCCGACGGCGGCGATATCCGGGTCGAGGACATCTCCGGCGGCGACGGCGATGACGTGCTGGTGCTGGCGGCGGTCGGCCGTCGCAGCGACATCGAGGCCGAGGATATCTCCGGCGGCGACGGCGATGACTTCATCGGCCTGTTCGCGAGCGAAGGCGCGGAGATGCGCGTCGACGACATTTCCGGCGGCGACGGCGACGACGCTATCGGGCTGCTGGCCACCAAGGGCGGCGACATCCGCGTCGACGACATTTCCGGCGGCGATGGTGACGACGCCATCGGCCTGATCGCCAGCAAGGGCGGCGACATTCGCGTCGACGACATTTCCGGTGGCGACGGCGACGACCTGATCGTGCTGAGCGCGTCGGAGGGCGGCGAGATCCGCTTCGACGACATTTCCGGCGACAGCGAGGATCGCCGTGGCGGTGACGACCGGCGCTATCGGCCGAGCAATGACGATGTGATCGTGCTCTCGGCGTCGGAAGGCGGCGAGATTTCCGGCAACGACATTGACGGCAATCGCGGCGATGACTTCATCGGCCTGTTCGCCTCCGACGGCGGCGATATCCGGGTCGAGGACATTTCCGGCGGCGACGGCGATGACGTGCTGGTGCTGGCGGCGGTCGGCCGTCGCAGCGACATCGAGGCCGAGGACATCTCCGGCGGCGATGGCGATGACTTCATCGGCCTGTTCGCGAGCGAAGGCGCCGAGATGCGCGTCGAGGACATTTCCGGCGGCGACGGCGACGACACGATCGGGCTGCTGGCCACCAAGGGCGGCGAGATCCGCGTCGACGACATCTCCGGCGGCGCCGGTGACGACGAGATCGGCCTCACGGCGACCAAGGGCGGCGAGATCCGCTTCGACGACATCAATGGCGATGGCGGCTGGTTCGCCTTCGGCGACGACAAGATCAAGCTGTCGGCGTCGGAAGGCGGCGAGATTTCCGGCAACGACATTGACGGCGGCTTCGGCGACGACACCATCGTGCTGCGGGCGAGCGAAGGCGGCGACATCGAGGTGGAAGACATCTCGGGCGGCGCTGGCGAGGACCGGATCATCCTGTCGGCGAGCGACCGGCGGAGCGACGTGAATGCCGACGACATCGCCGGCGGTTCCGGCGATGATTTCATCGGCCTGTTCGCGAGCGAAGGCGGCGAAGTTCGCTTCGACGACATCAATGGCGATGGCGGCTGGTTCGCGTCGGGCAACGACACGATCCTGCTCGCGGCCACCAAGGGCGGCGAGATCTCCGGCGAGGACATTGACGGCGATGCCGGCGACGACACGATCGGCCTGATCGCCAGCAAGGGCGGCGAGATCCGGGTCGGCGACATCTCCGGCGGCGCCGGTGACGACGAGATCGGCCTCACGGCGACCAAGGGCGGCGAGATCCGCTTCGACGACGTCAATGGCGATGGCGGCTGGTTCGCCTTCGGCGACGACAAGATCAAGCTGTCGGCGTCGGAAGGTGGCGACATCCGCGGCAACGACATTGACGGCGGCTTCGGCGACGACACCATCGTGTTGCGGGCGAGCGAAGGCGGCGACATCGAGGTGGAAGACATCTCGGGCGGCGCTGGCGAGGACCGGATCATCCTGTCGGCGAGCGACCGGCGGAGCGACGTGAATGCCGACGACATCGCCGGCGGCAGCGGCGACGATTTCATCGGCCTGTTCGCCAGCGAAGGCGGCGAAGTTCGCTTCGACGACATCAATGGCGATGGCGGCTGGTTCGCGTCGGGCGACGACACGATCCTGCTCGCGGCCACCAAGGGCGGCGAGATCTCCGGCGAAGACATTGACGGCGATGCCGGCGACGACACGATCGGCCTGATCGCCACCAAGGGCGGCGAGATCCGCGTCGACGACATCTCCGGCGGCGCCGGTGACGACGAGATCGGCCTCACGGCGACCAAGGGCGGCGAGATCCGCTTCGACGACATCTGGGGCGATGGCGGCTGGTTCTCGTCCGGCGACGACAAGATCAAGCTGTCGGCGTCGGAAGGTGGCGACATCCGCGGCAACGACATTGACGGCGGCTTCGGCGACGACACCATCGTGCTGCGGGCGAGCGAAGGCGGCGACATCGAGGTGGAAGACATCTCGGGCGGCGCTGGCGAGGACCGGATCATCCTGTCGGCGAGCGACCGGCGGAGTGACGTGAATGCCGACGACATCGCCGGCGGTTCCGGCGACGATTTCATCGGCCTGTTCGCGAGCGAAGGCGGCGAAGTTCGCTTCGACGACATCAATGGCGATGGCGGCTGGTTCGCGTCGGGCGACGACAAGATCATCCTGTCGGCGTCGGAAGGTGGCGAAATCTCCGGTAACGACATTGACGGCGATGCCGGCGACGACGCCATCCTGCTGCGGGCGCGTGACGGCGGCGAGATCGCGGTCGAGGATATCTCCGGCGGTTCGGGTGATGATTTCATCCTTCTCCGCGCCGATGGCGGTAGCATCGTCGCTGACGATATCGACGGCGGCCGTGGCGATGACGAGATCATCATCACCGCTTCGGATGTCGAAGGCACCTTTATCTCCGTCGACAACATCCGCGGCGACAGCGGCGATGACCTGGTCGTGCTGTCGGGTCTCGACAACGCCAATTTCTCCATCGACGGCGAAATTGACGGTGGCCGCGGCTTTGACACTCTCATCGTCACCGATGCCAGCACGTTGTCGCTGGATGATGTCGAGCGCTTCCAGCAGCTCGGCGTGTCCGAGGGCTCCTATCTCGAGCTCACCCAGCGCTGGGTGAACTTCAACGGCAATAGCGGTACCGACGGGCTGGTGGCGGTCGACTCGACCTCCTATCTGCGCCTCTCGGACGCCAATGCCGACCTCGACACCGGCACCTTCGTTCTCGAGGGGGCACAAGACGGCGAACTCGGCTACCGCACCATCAACACCGGCGTCGCCGCGGGTGACCTCGCCGTGACCGGCGGCGTGCTCGACGTGGCGGGTGACTCGGTCAGCGTCCATGACACCCGGGTCGAGCTCTACCACGACACGGACAATATGGTGCTGGAGGATCTCCCGGCCGCCACCTTCATCAACCAGGGCACCATTGCGCTGCATAATGGCATTGATGACGTGGCCGGCGACCGCCTGACCATCAATGGCGACTATGTCGGCGGCGGCAACCTGCTGATCGACACCTATCTCTACGATGCGGCCAGCCCGACCGACATTCTGGTCATCAACGGCAATGTCGCCGCCGGCAACACGACGACCATCTACGTCAACAACACCAATCCGGGTCAGGGCATCTACACCGGCACGAGCTTCGGCCAGGGCATCAAGGTGGTGGATGTGTCGGAAAGCGGCGCCTCTCCGGACGACGCCTTCCAGCTTGCGCGCAACACCGTCAGCGGCGAGCGGGAAGTGATGGCCGGCGCCTTCTCCTACCGCCTGTTCCAGGACCCGGATAATGAGATGCCGCTCAGCCGGGCCGCTGAGGACACGGGCGCCGGCGACTGGTACCTGCGTGCGGGCTACAGCGCGCAGTCGACCGGCTACGCGACCGCGCCCTCGGCCATGCAGCGCCACTTCTATGCCGGCATGGACACGATCTATAAGCGCCTCGGCGAGATGCGTCAGCAGGAGCAGCTCGAAGGCCGCAATGCCGATCTGGCTGATCCGGTGACCAAGGCTCCGGCCTATCAGCCGGTGCCGGCGCCGAAGTTCCAGATGTGGGGCCGCGGTGGCGGCGCCGACCTCAGCTACGATGTCAGCGGCGGCTGGGGCTTCTCGCAGCAGACCTGGGGCCTGCAGGCCGGCGGCGACTACACCTTCGACTACAATGACTGGCGGGTCACCCTCGGCGCGTTCGGCGGCTATGGCTGGTCGGATGTCGACGTGGATGGCGACTGGACGTCCTGGGGCGGCAGCTCCACCATGGACATCAATGGCTGGAACGCGGGTATCTACGCCTCGTTCCGCCAGGTCGGCCTGGTGCCGGGCGCGGGCTTCTACACCGACGTGGTCGGCAAGGTGGATGTGCTCGATCTCGACATCGCCTCCACCAGCAATGTGACGGCGAATACCGACGCCACGGTGTGGGGCGGGTCGATCGAGATGGGCTATGGCTTCGAGGTCGCGAGCGGCTGGGTGATCCAGCCGCAGGCCCAGCTCGCCTATGCCAGCGCCAATCAGGATGCCTATGTCGACTCGATCGGCACTTATGTGACGCCGGGTGATGCGGACTCGCTGATCGGTCGCCTCGGCCTGCAGGTGCAGTCAACCTTCGTCATGACCACCGGTCAGACGATCACTCCCTACGCCACCTTCAACGTGCTGTCGGAGTTCCTGGGCGACAACAAGACCAATGTCGCGGGCACCGTCCTTACCAGCGACATCAACGGCACCTGGTACAATGCCGGCCTCGGCTTTACCGCCGACCTCAATGGTACCGTCGCCCTGTTCGCCAATGGCGAATACAATTTCGGCGACGTGCAGGGCTGGGCTGGCACCGGCGGCCTGAAGGTTCGCTGGTAA
- a CDS encoding invasion associated locus B family protein: MHHFVRRAAALLLAPCLLAGASAAHAQTAPAGPKAPVRTETTTFDNWVVTCRASIEKGSKKTCVASLKVTESKSKKTVLLWQIGQDKAGAPTYLVRTPLGVRLKDGVQITIGKGKPRKIDYASCGRGGCEAIGPFEDAFGKELLTAKEVIASFVLANGQTVNVNLPMAGIAQALPALKG, from the coding sequence ATGCATCATTTCGTTCGTCGTGCCGCCGCCCTGTTGCTGGCTCCCTGCCTTCTCGCCGGCGCGTCCGCCGCCCATGCGCAGACCGCGCCGGCCGGGCCCAAGGCGCCGGTGCGCACGGAAACCACCACCTTCGACAATTGGGTGGTGACCTGCCGCGCCAGCATCGAGAAGGGCTCGAAAAAGACCTGCGTCGCCTCGCTCAAGGTGACGGAATCGAAGTCGAAGAAGACCGTGCTGCTCTGGCAGATCGGCCAGGACAAGGCCGGCGCTCCGACCTATCTCGTGCGCACCCCGCTCGGCGTGCGGCTGAAGGATGGCGTGCAGATCACCATCGGCAAGGGCAAGCCGCGCAAGATCGACTATGCCTCCTGCGGCCGTGGCGGCTGCGAGGCGATCGGTCCGTTTGAGGACGCCTTCGGCAAGGAGCTTCTCACTGCCAAGGAAGTCATTGCGAGTTTCGTCCTCGCCAATGGTCAGACGGTCAATGTGAACCTGCCCATGGCCGGCATCGCCCAGGCGCTGCCGGCGCTGAAGGGCTGA
- a CDS encoding DUF1127 domain-containing protein: protein MTTTTLNHTSSDFFSRFVEGVTSFFEALGEGRRIAQRYEALSRLSDAALAKRGLTRQDIARAAVNGR from the coding sequence ATGACCACCACCACCCTGAACCACACCTCGTCCGATTTCTTCTCGCGCTTCGTCGAAGGCGTCACCAGCTTCTTCGAAGCTCTCGGCGAAGGTCGCCGCATCGCCCAGCGCTATGAGGCCCTGTCGCGCCTGTCCGACGCCGCTCTCGCCAAGCGTGGCCTGACCCGCCAGGACATCGCCCGCGCCGCCGTCAACGGCCGTTGA